In Paracoccaceae bacterium Fryx2, a single genomic region encodes these proteins:
- a CDS encoding ABC transporter substrate-binding protein, with translation MKHFPLLVGAALVASLSLFAPAARAATPADTLIQAWAIDDIISLDPAEVFEFTASEILGNAYQGLIGYDVNNVADIFGVLAESWTVSEDGKTFSFVMKPGLKFASGNPITASDAVFSLRRAVKLDKSPAFILTQFGFTADNADAMIRTTGDMTFEFEMDKAYAPTLVLYCLTSTVGFIVDEKLAMENEADGDFGYNWLKTGYAGSGAFSIREWRANEVVVLERNPNYGGEAPPMARAIYRHIPETSTQRLLLEQGDIDIARNVGAEEIIALSSNPDIAIDSGVKGSIYYLGLNQKNPNLAKPEVRQALKYLVDYATIADTIMKGKVEVHQAFLPKGFLGALEDTPFALDVAKAKELLAAAGLADGFTVTMDTRNTDDITGIAQAMQQTFAQAGITLEIIPGDGQQTLTKYRARTHDIYIGRWGPDYQDPHTNADTFARNPDNADEAASKPLAWRNAWDIPEMTLKADAAVLEADADKRAAMYVELQKEHQETSPFVIMFQEIEVLARRKNVEGFIVGPSFNDNSFKAVTK, from the coding sequence ATGAAACACTTCCCCCTATTGGTCGGCGCTGCCCTTGTGGCATCGCTGTCCCTGTTCGCGCCGGCAGCGCGGGCGGCAACCCCGGCCGACACGCTGATCCAGGCCTGGGCAATCGACGACATCATCAGCCTTGACCCGGCCGAGGTGTTCGAATTCACCGCATCCGAGATTCTGGGCAACGCCTATCAGGGCCTGATCGGCTATGACGTGAACAACGTCGCCGACATCTTCGGCGTGCTGGCGGAAAGCTGGACGGTTTCGGAAGACGGCAAGACCTTCAGCTTCGTGATGAAGCCCGGCCTGAAGTTCGCCTCGGGCAACCCGATCACGGCGTCGGACGCCGTGTTCTCGCTGCGCCGGGCGGTCAAGCTCGACAAGTCGCCCGCGTTCATCCTGACGCAGTTCGGCTTCACCGCCGACAACGCCGACGCGATGATCCGCACCACCGGCGACATGACCTTCGAATTCGAGATGGACAAAGCCTATGCCCCGACGCTGGTGCTGTATTGCCTGACCTCGACCGTCGGCTTCATCGTCGATGAGAAGCTCGCGATGGAAAACGAGGCCGATGGCGACTTCGGCTACAACTGGCTGAAGACCGGCTATGCCGGGTCGGGCGCCTTCAGCATCCGCGAATGGCGTGCCAACGAGGTTGTCGTTCTGGAACGCAACCCGAACTATGGCGGCGAAGCCCCACCGATGGCGCGTGCGATCTACCGTCACATTCCCGAAACCTCGACCCAGCGCCTGCTGCTGGAACAGGGCGACATCGACATTGCCCGAAACGTCGGCGCCGAGGAAATCATCGCGCTGTCGTCCAACCCCGACATCGCGATCGACAGCGGCGTGAAGGGTTCCATCTACTATCTGGGCCTGAACCAGAAGAACCCGAACCTCGCCAAGCCCGAGGTGCGTCAGGCGCTGAAATACCTGGTGGATTACGCGACCATCGCCGACACCATCATGAAGGGCAAGGTCGAGGTGCATCAGGCGTTCCTGCCCAAGGGCTTCCTTGGCGCGCTGGAAGACACGCCCTTCGCGCTCGACGTGGCCAAGGCCAAGGAACTGCTGGCAGCCGCCGGTCTGGCCGACGGCTTCACCGTGACGATGGACACGCGCAATACCGACGACATCACCGGCATCGCGCAGGCCATGCAGCAGACCTTCGCGCAGGCGGGCATCACGCTGGAGATCATCCCCGGCGACGGCCAGCAGACTCTGACCAAATACCGCGCCCGCACGCATGACATCTACATCGGCCGCTGGGGCCCCGACTATCAGGACCCCCACACCAACGCCGACACCTTCGCGCGCAACCCCGACAACGCGGACGAGGCGGCCTCCAAGCCGCTGGCCTGGCGCAACGCGTGGGACATCCCGGAAATGACGCTGAAGGCCGATGCCGCCGTGCTGGAGGCCGACGCCGACAAACGCGCCGCGATGTATGTCGAGCTGCAGAAGGAGCATCAGGAAACCTCGCCCTTCGTGATCATGTTCCAGGAGATCGAGGTTCTGGCACGCCGCAAGAACGTCGAAGGTTTCATCGTCGGGCCGTCGTTCAACGACAACTCGTTCAAGGCCGTGACCAAGTAG
- a CDS encoding alpha/beta hydrolase: protein MQAEALWPRARLDADYTPRDCVSQPEFARIIADYAAQSAPARLMPGARLDLIYDDRSGERLDLFGTVPGERRPVLLFLHGGYWRALSKGHSAFMAPMLAARGIATAVPDHTLAPKAGLTEITRQMRAALAHLWHDADALGLDRERIVVAGSSAGGHLAGTLMMTGWQGALGLPAQPLRGAMPVSGLFELAPIAASHVQDWMALTAEEVATLGLLRQPTGAPPAHIVMAERETPGFHRQSRACAQVLGAPLLTVPGRNHFDVILDLCDADTELSRALLRLF, encoded by the coding sequence ATGCAGGCCGAAGCCCTGTGGCCCCGCGCCCGGCTGGATGCTGATTATACCCCGAGGGATTGCGTTTCGCAGCCGGAGTTCGCCCGGATCATCGCGGACTATGCCGCGCAGTCTGCCCCGGCGCGCCTGATGCCGGGGGCGCGGCTGGATCTGATTTATGACGACCGCTCTGGCGAGCGGCTGGACCTGTTCGGCACGGTGCCGGGCGAACGCCGCCCGGTGCTGCTGTTCCTGCACGGCGGCTACTGGCGGGCGCTGTCTAAGGGTCATTCCGCCTTCATGGCGCCGATGCTGGCGGCGCGCGGCATTGCCACCGCCGTGCCCGACCACACGCTGGCTCCCAAGGCCGGGCTGACCGAGATCACCCGGCAGATGCGCGCCGCGCTGGCCCATCTGTGGCACGACGCCGATGCGCTGGGCCTCGACCGTGAGCGGATCGTGGTCGCGGGGTCTTCGGCGGGCGGGCACCTGGCGGGCACGCTGATGATGACCGGCTGGCAGGGCGCGCTGGGCCTGCCCGCGCAACCGCTGCGCGGCGCTATGCCGGTCAGCGGGCTGTTCGAGCTTGCGCCGATCGCCGCCAGCCATGTGCAGGACTGGATGGCCCTGACGGCGGAGGAGGTGGCGACCCTCGGCCTGCTGCGCCAGCCGACCGGTGCCCCGCCGGCGCACATCGTGATGGCAGAGCGTGAAACCCCCGGCTTTCACCGCCAGTCGCGCGCCTGTGCGCAGGTGCTGGGTGCGCCGCTGCTGACGGTGCCGGGGCGCAACCATTTCGATGTGATCCTCGATCTCTGCGATGCCGACACGGAGCTGTCGCGGGCGCTGCTGCGCCTGTTCTGA
- a CDS encoding aspartate dehydrogenase: MSGFRLGLVGWGAIGARVAGLLVERRAPVTLAMVAVRDAARPRLGVPADTPLIGGPGDFDLGALDLVVEAAERGSVGIWGRAVLGAGTDFAVSSTSALVEDRLLDELVALAKGTGAQLIIPPGALGGIDALAAAARLPLASVRHEVVKPPLAWLGTRAESLCDLAGLTAPFTFFEGPARDAADSYPQNANVAVISALAGVGLERTTVALVADPAATRNSHRITASGDFGRMEIVLENRALQGNPKSSEMTALSLVRMIENRAGPLVL, from the coding sequence ATGTCGGGCTTTAGGCTGGGGCTGGTGGGCTGGGGCGCGATCGGCGCGCGGGTGGCGGGGCTGCTGGTGGAACGGCGCGCGCCGGTGACACTGGCGATGGTGGCGGTGCGCGATGCGGCGCGCCCCCGTCTGGGGGTGCCGGCCGACACGCCGCTGATCGGGGGCCCCGGCGACTTCGACCTCGGGGCGCTGGATCTGGTGGTGGAGGCCGCGGAGCGCGGATCGGTGGGGATATGGGGCCGGGCGGTGCTGGGCGCGGGCACGGACTTCGCGGTGTCGTCAACCTCGGCCCTTGTCGAGGACCGGCTGCTGGACGAACTGGTGGCGCTGGCGAAGGGCACCGGCGCGCAACTGATCATCCCGCCCGGCGCGCTGGGCGGGATCGACGCGCTGGCGGCGGCGGCGCGGCTGCCTTTGGCGTCGGTACGGCACGAGGTGGTGAAGCCGCCGCTGGCATGGCTGGGGACCAGGGCCGAAAGCCTGTGCGATCTGGCGGGGCTGACAGCGCCCTTCACCTTCTTCGAGGGCCCGGCGCGGGATGCGGCCGACTCCTATCCGCAGAATGCCAATGTCGCGGTGATCTCGGCGCTGGCCGGGGTGGGGCTGGAGCGCACGACCGTGGCGCTGGTGGCCGACCCGGCGGCGACGCGCAACAGCCACCGCATCACGGCCAGCGGCGATTTCGGCCGGATGGAGATCGTGCTGGAAAACCGCGCATTGCAGGGCAACCCGAAGTCGTCGGAAATGACGGCGCTGTCGCTGGTGCGGATGATCGAGAACCGCGCCGGGCCGCTGGTGCTGTGA
- a CDS encoding ABC transporter ATP-binding protein, which translates to MLSVQGLKAAYGASQVLFDVALEVRDGEVVTLMGRNGMGKTTTVRCIMGLLGARGGAVQFDGTPITGMAPERIARLGVGLVPEGRQIFRTLSVRENLIATAANRLNRPQPWTLDRVYALFPRLRERAGQVAGTLSGGEQQMLAVGRALMTNPRLLILDEATEGLAPVIRTEIWHCIAHLKEAGQSILLIDKNLSVLKRLADRHYIVEKGRTVWVGTGADMDRDAAKVQGYVGL; encoded by the coding sequence GTGCTGAGCGTGCAGGGGTTGAAGGCCGCCTACGGGGCCAGCCAGGTGCTGTTCGACGTGGCGCTGGAGGTGCGCGACGGCGAGGTGGTGACGCTGATGGGCCGCAACGGCATGGGCAAGACCACCACTGTGCGCTGCATCATGGGGCTGCTGGGCGCACGCGGTGGCGCGGTGCAGTTCGACGGCACGCCGATCACCGGCATGGCACCCGAACGCATCGCGCGGCTGGGTGTCGGGCTGGTGCCCGAGGGGCGGCAGATCTTCCGCACCCTGAGCGTGCGCGAAAACCTGATCGCCACCGCCGCGAACCGCCTGAACCGGCCCCAGCCGTGGACACTGGACCGTGTCTATGCCCTGTTCCCCCGCTTGCGCGAACGGGCCGGGCAGGTGGCGGGCACCCTGTCGGGCGGCGAGCAGCAGATGCTGGCGGTGGGGCGGGCGCTGATGACCAACCCGCGCCTTCTGATCCTTGACGAGGCGACCGAGGGGCTGGCCCCGGTGATCCGCACCGAAATCTGGCACTGCATCGCGCATCTGAAGGAGGCGGGGCAGTCGATCCTCTTGATCGACAAGAACCTGTCGGTGCTGAAGCGGCTGGCCGACCGGCATTACATCGTGGAGAAGGGCCGGACCGTCTGGGTCGGCACCGGGGCAGACATGGACCGCGACGCGGCGAAGGTGCAGGGCTATGTCGGGCTTTAG
- a CDS encoding ABC transporter ATP-binding protein produces MTAILKIEGLVKRFGGLLATDHVTLDVFPGEIHALIGPNGAGKSTLINQLSGELAPDAGVIHLAGRDVTHLPVSARVDIGLGRTFQITSLLDDMTVRENVGMAVQAREGGNFRIWDSLRHRSAVWDAADVCLAACPLGPRAAVRVADLSHGEKKQLELIVALAMQPRLLLLDEPMAGLGHLESQAMIGMLRQTRESTAILLVEHDMGAVFALADRISVLVYGRIIAQGTVAEIRDNPAVREAYLGAEDELC; encoded by the coding sequence ATGACGGCGATCCTGAAGATCGAGGGGCTGGTGAAACGGTTCGGCGGGCTGCTGGCCACCGATCACGTCACGCTCGACGTCTTTCCCGGCGAGATTCACGCGCTGATCGGGCCGAACGGGGCGGGGAAATCGACCCTGATCAACCAGTTGAGCGGCGAGTTGGCGCCGGATGCGGGAGTGATCCACCTGGCGGGGCGCGATGTCACGCACCTGCCGGTCTCGGCGCGGGTGGACATCGGGCTGGGGCGGACGTTCCAGATCACCTCGCTGCTGGATGACATGACGGTGCGCGAGAATGTCGGCATGGCGGTGCAGGCACGCGAAGGCGGCAACTTCCGCATCTGGGACAGCCTGCGCCACCGCAGCGCGGTGTGGGACGCGGCCGATGTCTGCCTTGCCGCCTGCCCGCTCGGCCCCCGCGCCGCCGTCCGCGTCGCCGACCTGAGCCACGGCGAGAAGAAGCAGCTTGAGCTGATCGTGGCGCTGGCGATGCAGCCGCGCCTGCTGCTTCTCGATGAACCGATGGCGGGGCTGGGGCATCTTGAAAGCCAGGCGATGATCGGGATGCTGCGCCAGACCCGCGAAAGCACGGCGATTCTGCTGGTGGAGCACGACATGGGGGCGGTGTTCGCGCTGGCCGACCGGATTTCGGTGCTGGTCTACGGGCGCATCATCGCGCAGGGCACGGTGGCGGAAATTCGCGACAACCCGGCGGTGCGCGAAGCCTATCTGGGCGCGGAGGACGAGTTGTGCTGA
- a CDS encoding branched-chain amino acid ABC transporter permease → MRLAPWLLLAALIALPFVTDLLGQAAWLSLATRILIYGMAAASLNFILGYGGMVSFGHAAFFGIGGYVVGILFHHHDAETLLFGVIPGSNQMLVTLPLAVLVAGVFAGLIGALSLRTGGVQFIMITLAFAQMLFFLFVSLKTYGGEDGIIIRRTNELPFLNMRDKATFYWVVLAITAGFFWGLKRLIGSSFGGIIAGLRQNERRMAALGVPAYRYRLYAFALSGAGAGLAGALMANFLRFASPDMMHWTKSGELMIMVILGGVGTLFGPFLGAAVFLMLETFLSSWTEHWPLALGLILLVVVLGTRGGIAALLARIGGRG, encoded by the coding sequence ATGCGCCTTGCCCCCTGGCTGCTGCTGGCGGCGTTGATCGCGCTGCCTTTCGTGACCGACCTGCTGGGGCAGGCGGCGTGGCTGTCGCTGGCGACGCGGATCCTGATCTACGGCATGGCGGCGGCGAGCCTGAACTTCATCCTGGGCTATGGCGGGATGGTCAGCTTCGGCCATGCCGCGTTTTTCGGGATCGGCGGCTATGTCGTGGGCATCCTGTTCCACCATCACGACGCGGAAACCCTGCTGTTCGGGGTCATTCCCGGCAGCAACCAGATGCTGGTGACGCTGCCGCTGGCGGTGCTGGTGGCAGGGGTGTTCGCCGGGCTGATCGGGGCGCTGTCGCTGCGCACCGGGGGCGTGCAGTTCATCATGATCACGCTGGCCTTCGCGCAGATGCTGTTCTTCCTGTTCGTCTCGCTGAAGACCTATGGCGGCGAGGATGGCATCATCATCCGCCGCACCAACGAGCTGCCCTTCCTGAACATGCGAGACAAGGCGACGTTCTACTGGGTGGTGCTGGCAATCACCGCCGGATTTTTCTGGGGGCTGAAGCGGCTGATCGGGTCGAGCTTCGGCGGCATCATCGCCGGGCTGCGGCAGAACGAGCGGCGGATGGCCGCGCTGGGGGTGCCCGCATACCGCTACCGCCTCTATGCCTTCGCGCTGTCGGGCGCCGGGGCGGGGCTCGCCGGGGCGCTGATGGCAAACTTCCTGCGCTTTGCCAGCCCCGACATGATGCACTGGACCAAATCGGGCGAGCTGATGATCATGGTGATCCTCGGCGGCGTGGGCACGCTGTTCGGGCCGTTCCTGGGTGCCGCCGTGTTCCTGATGCTGGAGACGTTCCTTTCCTCCTGGACGGAACACTGGCCGCTGGCGCTGGGGCTGATCTTGCTGGTGGTGGTGCTGGGCACGCGCGGCGGGATTGCGGCGCTGCTGGCGCGGATCGGGGGGCGCGGATGA
- a CDS encoding branched-chain amino acid ABC transporter permease: protein MILVLEQLLNGLQYGVMLFLLAAGLTLIFGIMGVINLAHGSLYMVGAYAGTWVATQTGSFWLGLPAALAAAGLTGLAIEALVVRRLYARDHLDQVLATFALILMFNQLIVLGFGRQPVFTALPEAFAGSVELLPGLPYPTYRLLIIFTGLLVALGLYLLINRTRIGMLVRAGSTNREMVRALGVDIRMLYTVVFGLGALLAGLAGYMAGPILAVQVGMGEQILLATFVVVVIGGVGSIKGAFVAGIALGVIDTCLRAFLPGLLRGVMPGPEADALGIGISSMGIYLLMALVLLVRPKGLFAAGS from the coding sequence ATGATCCTGGTTCTTGAACAACTGCTGAATGGCCTGCAATACGGGGTCATGCTGTTCCTGCTGGCGGCGGGGCTGACCCTGATCTTCGGGATCATGGGGGTGATCAACCTCGCGCATGGCTCGCTTTACATGGTGGGGGCCTATGCGGGCACCTGGGTCGCCACCCAGACCGGCAGCTTCTGGCTGGGCCTGCCTGCGGCGCTGGCGGCGGCGGGGCTGACCGGCCTTGCAATCGAGGCGCTGGTGGTGCGCAGGCTTTACGCCCGCGACCATCTGGATCAGGTGCTGGCGACCTTTGCGCTGATTTTGATGTTCAACCAGTTGATCGTGCTGGGCTTTGGCCGCCAGCCGGTGTTCACCGCCCTGCCCGAAGCCTTTGCCGGGTCGGTCGAGCTGCTGCCCGGCCTGCCCTACCCGACCTACCGGCTGCTGATCATCTTCACCGGCCTCTTGGTGGCGCTGGGGCTTTACCTGCTGATCAACCGCACCCGGATCGGGATGCTGGTGCGTGCGGGGTCCACCAACCGCGAGATGGTGCGGGCGCTGGGGGTCGACATCCGGATGCTCTACACCGTGGTGTTCGGGCTTGGGGCGCTGCTGGCGGGGCTTGCGGGCTACATGGCCGGGCCGATCCTGGCGGTGCAGGTCGGGATGGGCGAACAGATATTGCTGGCGACCTTCGTTGTCGTGGTGATCGGCGGGGTCGGCTCGATCAAGGGGGCCTTCGTCGCGGGGATCGCGCTGGGGGTGATAGACACCTGCCTGCGTGCCTTCCTGCCCGGGCTGCTGCGCGGGGTGATGCCGGGGCCCGAGGCCGATGCGCTGGGCATCGGCATATCGTCGATGGGGATCTATCTCTTGATGGCGCTGGTGCTGCTGGTCCGGCCCAAGGGCCTGTTTGCGGCGGGGTCGTGA
- a CDS encoding ABC transporter substrate-binding protein, with product MMKRLLSAASLAALMTAPALAQDALKIGMITTLSGPAGYLGADIRDGMLLAIEMEGGKLGGVPVELVVEDDGLKPGNGLQIAEKFMNDEGIKLLTGIVFSNVAGATVPEIVENGAIYISPNAGPSNLAGAECNQNYFVVSWQNDALHEAAGAAAKQLGFKKAFVLAPNYQAGKDAINGFKRMFGGEIAGELYTQLDQTDFASEMAQIRAAAPDVVFQFHPGGLGIAFLKQYAQAGLSGAIPMVLSEPSTDAVVLAAVGEGAIGIHATAHWNRDFDNEANKEFVAAWDAKYARPITYYGSQGYDTARLISSALAKTGGLDDIDAFREAVRAADFASVRGDFAFGPNQHPVHDWYLLDIVAGPDGKPMAVTKEKLLEDYGDAYAADCKM from the coding sequence ATGATGAAACGGCTTCTTTCGGCGGCAAGCCTTGCCGCGCTGATGACGGCCCCGGCCCTGGCGCAGGACGCGCTGAAGATCGGGATGATCACCACGCTTTCCGGGCCTGCGGGCTATCTGGGCGCCGACATCCGCGACGGGATGCTGCTGGCCATCGAGATGGAGGGCGGCAAGCTGGGCGGCGTGCCGGTCGAACTGGTGGTCGAGGATGACGGGCTGAAGCCCGGCAACGGCCTGCAGATCGCCGAAAAGTTCATGAACGACGAAGGCATCAAGCTGCTGACCGGCATCGTGTTTTCCAACGTCGCCGGTGCCACGGTGCCCGAGATTGTCGAGAACGGCGCGATCTACATCAGCCCGAACGCCGGGCCGTCGAACCTCGCCGGGGCCGAGTGCAACCAGAACTATTTCGTCGTAAGCTGGCAGAACGACGCGCTGCACGAGGCGGCGGGGGCGGCGGCCAAGCAGCTTGGCTTCAAGAAGGCTTTCGTGCTGGCCCCCAACTATCAGGCCGGGAAAGACGCCATCAACGGCTTCAAGCGCATGTTCGGCGGCGAGATCGCGGGCGAGCTTTACACCCAGCTTGACCAGACCGATTTCGCCAGCGAAATGGCGCAGATACGCGCGGCGGCGCCCGATGTGGTGTTCCAGTTCCACCCCGGCGGGCTGGGCATCGCCTTCCTGAAGCAATACGCGCAGGCCGGGCTGTCGGGCGCGATTCCGATGGTGCTGTCGGAGCCTTCCACCGATGCCGTGGTGCTGGCTGCCGTGGGCGAGGGTGCAATCGGCATCCATGCCACCGCGCACTGGAACCGCGATTTCGACAATGAGGCGAACAAGGAGTTCGTCGCGGCCTGGGATGCGAAATACGCGCGCCCGATCACCTATTACGGCAGCCAGGGCTATGACACCGCGCGCCTGATTTCCTCGGCGCTGGCCAAGACCGGCGGTCTGGACGACATCGACGCCTTCCGCGAGGCGGTGCGGGCGGCCGATTTCGCCTCGGTGCGCGGCGACTTCGCGTTCGGGCCGAACCAGCATCCGGTGCATGACTGGTATCTCCTGGACATCGTGGCGGGGCCGGACGGCAAGCCCATGGCGGTCACCAAGGAAAAGCTGCTGGAGGATTACGGCGACGCCTATGCCGCCGACTGCAAGATGTGA
- a CDS encoding 3-hydroxyanthranilate 3,4-dioxygenase — translation MTRLAAFNFQKWIDEHKHLLKPPVGNQMVFKDADLMVTVVGGPNQRTDYHDDPVEEFFYQLKGDMLLKLHDTVSGEFYDVPIREGDIFLLPAHMRHSPQRPQEGSVGLVIEPARPEGALDAVEWYCFDCHALVHRAEVDLESIVDDLPPIYAAFYADSAARTCPKCGTLHPGKVPPAGWVAL, via the coding sequence ATGACCCGCCTTGCCGCCTTCAACTTCCAGAAATGGATCGACGAGCACAAGCACCTGCTGAAACCGCCAGTCGGCAACCAGATGGTGTTCAAGGATGCCGACCTGATGGTGACGGTGGTCGGCGGCCCGAACCAGCGCACCGACTACCATGACGACCCGGTGGAGGAGTTCTTCTATCAACTGAAGGGCGACATGCTGCTGAAGCTGCACGACACGGTGTCGGGCGAATTCTACGACGTGCCGATCCGCGAGGGCGACATCTTCCTGCTGCCCGCCCACATGCGCCATTCGCCGCAGCGCCCGCAGGAAGGCTCGGTCGGGCTGGTGATCGAACCGGCGCGACCCGAGGGGGCGCTGGATGCGGTGGAGTGGTATTGCTTCGACTGTCACGCGCTGGTCCACCGCGCCGAGGTCGATCTGGAAAGCATCGTCGATGACCTGCCGCCGATCTATGCCGCGTTCTACGCCGACTCTGCGGCGCGCACCTGCCCGAAGTGCGGCACCCTGCACCCCGGCAAGGTGCCGCCCGCCGGTTGGGTGGCGCTGTAG
- a CDS encoding dihydrodipicolinate synthase family protein, whose amino-acid sequence MKYTRADAKTHAFAHMRGIWAAALMPFRDDLAIDEEGFRANMDHWITDLGIDGFFIAGKQGEFFSMSVAERKRAFDLAVAAADGRAQTIMSCSDQNMDVVIDLARHAQACGADYIVVHAPMLHFFREQDETLLRYYETIAAKVDIGIALWSHPDSGYLMSPALCNRLADIQTVVAIKYSVPRPMYAELTRLAGDRIIVSTASEEEWLDNILELDWRLYLCSSPPYLIQTAKDRRMRDYTDLAFAGRGAEARVLRDSLDPVRHALKSTRPAEKPHSHQKYWQTLLGQTGGRVRPPLLELTGDEQVRTRAAFDACGLITA is encoded by the coding sequence ATGAAATACACCCGCGCCGACGCCAAGACCCACGCCTTTGCCCACATGCGCGGCATCTGGGCCGCCGCCCTGATGCCGTTCCGCGACGATCTGGCCATCGACGAGGAGGGCTTTCGCGCCAACATGGACCACTGGATCACCGATCTGGGGATCGACGGCTTCTTCATCGCGGGCAAGCAGGGCGAGTTCTTCTCGATGTCGGTCGCGGAACGCAAGCGGGCCTTCGATCTGGCGGTGGCGGCGGCCGACGGGCGGGCGCAAACGATCATGTCGTGCAGCGACCAGAACATGGATGTGGTAATCGACCTTGCCCGCCATGCGCAGGCCTGCGGCGCGGATTACATCGTGGTCCATGCGCCGATGCTGCATTTTTTCAGGGAGCAGGATGAAACCCTGCTGCGCTACTATGAGACCATCGCGGCGAAGGTCGATATCGGCATCGCGCTGTGGTCGCACCCGGACTCGGGCTATCTGATGTCGCCCGCGCTCTGCAACCGGCTGGCCGATATTCAGACGGTGGTGGCGATCAAGTATTCGGTGCCGCGCCCGATGTATGCCGAACTGACCCGGCTGGCGGGTGACCGGATCATCGTCTCCACCGCGTCGGAGGAGGAATGGCTGGACAATATCCTGGAACTGGACTGGCGGCTTTACCTGTGTTCCTCGCCGCCCTACCTGATTCAGACCGCGAAGGATCGGCGGATGCGCGACTATACCGATCTGGCCTTTGCCGGGCGGGGTGCCGAGGCGCGGGTGCTGCGCGACAGCCTCGACCCGGTGCGCCATGCGCTGAAATCGACCCGGCCCGCCGAAAAGCCGCACAGCCACCAGAAATACTGGCAGACGCTGCTGGGCCAGACCGGCGGCCGGGTGCGCCCGCCTTTGCTGGAACTGACCGGGGATGAACAAGTCCGGACCCGCGCGGCGTTTGACGCCTGCGGGCTGATCACCGCATGA
- a CDS encoding molybdopterin cofactor-binding domain-containing protein → MPDWRGRNGAPDEVVASAQVRHEAAGEAWASGAVLAEVAVDADTGVVTVERITWVDDAGRVINPLLVQGQLVGGLAQGLGAALMERIVYQDGQLLTGSLMDYALPRATDMPPVRIFSQPNLSPVNDLGVKGVGEAGCIGVPAAILNAVQDALLPYGAPDLSLPLTPEKVWRAMTGRPL, encoded by the coding sequence GTGCCCGACTGGCGCGGCCGGAACGGGGCGCCGGACGAGGTGGTGGCAAGCGCGCAGGTCCGGCACGAGGCGGCGGGCGAGGCCTGGGCCTCGGGCGCCGTGCTGGCCGAGGTGGCGGTGGATGCCGACACCGGGGTGGTGACGGTGGAGCGCATCACCTGGGTTGACGATGCCGGGCGGGTGATCAACCCGCTGCTGGTGCAGGGGCAGTTGGTGGGCGGTCTGGCGCAGGGGCTGGGGGCGGCGCTGATGGAACGCATCGTCTATCAGGACGGGCAGTTGCTGACCGGCAGCCTGATGGATTACGCCCTGCCCCGCGCCACCGACATGCCACCGGTGCGGATATTCAGCCAGCCGAACCTTAGCCCCGTCAACGACCTTGGGGTGAAGGGCGTGGGCGAGGCCGGCTGCATCGGCGTGCCTGCCGCGATCTTGAACGCGGTGCAGGATGCGCTGTTGCCTTACGGTGCCCCCGATCTTTCGCTGCCGCTGACGCCGGAAAAGGTGTGGCGCGCAATGACAGGACGACCGCTATGA